One Mycobacterium marseillense DNA window includes the following coding sequences:
- a CDS encoding DUF732 domain-containing protein yields MRLLLALGVGVSAAVGLASLAHGEPGTTGGDEAGFLASLRSAGITYSTPDGAIKFAKAVCVSMGNGELGPQMMDELKSQNPGLTNEHATSFLAIAAKYYCPQQLNRR; encoded by the coding sequence ATGAGACTGCTGCTGGCGCTGGGCGTCGGCGTTTCGGCTGCCGTCGGCCTGGCTTCGCTCGCGCACGGTGAACCGGGGACAACCGGCGGCGACGAGGCCGGTTTCCTTGCGTCCCTGCGTAGCGCGGGCATCACGTATTCGACCCCGGACGGAGCGATAAAGTTCGCCAAGGCCGTATGCGTGTCGATGGGGAACGGCGAACTGGGGCCCCAGATGATGGACGAATTGAAGAGCCAGAATCCCGGACTCACCAACGAGCATGCGACGTCGTTCTTGGCGATCGCGGCGAAATATTATTGCCCGCAGCAACTCAACAGGAGATAG